From the genome of Mugil cephalus isolate CIBA_MC_2020 chromosome 2, CIBA_Mcephalus_1.1, whole genome shotgun sequence, one region includes:
- the cxxc4 gene encoding CXXC-type zinc finger protein 4 produces MSNINNALCIENGQNADVSLLQKDNLQDGGLSQLLDYNAEMERYRSFANFYKTNGAFPQTAKIARITTPIFPSARIGMSPWNCDNAMLWGRKSAAINPNRTSMHRNDSQRPGKPGVPPETLQMANNNFLSTLSPEHCRPLAGECMNKLKCGAAEAEIMNLPERVGTFSAIPALGGISLPPGVIVMTALHSPAASAAVTDSAFQIANLADCPQNNSSASSGNPAKKKRKRCGVCAPCRRLINCGVCSSCRNRKTGHQICKFRKCEELKKKPGSSLERTPVNNGEAFRWFF; encoded by the coding sequence ATGTCTAACATAAACAATGCGCTTTGCATTGAAAACGGACAGAACGCAGATGTGTCTCTCTTACAAAAGGATAACCTTCAGGATGGTGGATTAAGCCAGCTTTTGGATTATAATGCAGAAATGGAAAGGTACAGGTCTTTTGCAAACTTTTATAAAACCAATGGGGCATTTCCGCAGACTGCTAAGATTGCTCGTATCACAACGCCCATTTTTCCCAGTGCAAGAATTGGTATGTCCCCTTGGAACTGTGATAACGCCATGCTCTGGGGAAGGAAATCAGCGGCAATAAACCCTAATAGGACCAGCATGCATAGAAATGACTCCCAGAGGCCGGGGAAGCCTGGCGTGCCGCCAGAGACGCTGCAAATGGCAAATAATAATTTCCTCTCTACCTTATCCCCCGAACACTGCAGACCTTTAGCAGGAGAATGCATGAACAAGCTGAAATGCGGCGCTGCTGAAGCAGAGATAATGAATCTCCCAGAACGCGTTGGAACTTTTTCCGCTATTCCGGCTTTAGGGGGCATCTCATTACCTCCCGGGGTCATCGTCATGACAGCCCTTCACTCCCCCGCAGCCTCAGCAGCCGTTACAGACAGTGCGTTTCAAATTGCCAATCTGGCAGACTGCCCACAGAATAATTCCTCAGCATCCAGTGGAAACCCAgcgaagaagaaaaggaaaaggtgtGGGGTCTGTGCACCCTGCAGGCGGCTAATCAACTGTGGTGTCTGCAGCAGTTGTCGGAACCGCAAAACGGGCCACCAGATCTGCAAATTTAGGAAATgcgaggagctgaagaagaagccAGGCTCATCGTTGGAG